From the genome of Halarsenatibacter silvermanii:
CGGCAATATTACGCTTATGGGAATGAAACCTGATGAAACCCCCTGGCGGATCGGAATTCAGCACCCCCGCTCGGACAGAGGGGAGGTTATGGCAGCTGTGGATGTAGATGAAGAAGAGCTTGAAACTTCCGAAGCTGTGGTTACTTCAGGAGACTATGAGAGGTATTTCGAAGAGGATGGAGAAGAATACCATCATATTATAGATCCTGAAACCGGTTATCCAACCGTGCACGAAATTATAAGTACCACGATAGTTACCGATGATCCTATTAAAGCTGATGCCTATTCTACAGGAGTGCTGGTCAGAGGTATGGATGGGCTTGAATTTGTTGAAGAGACCGAAAATATGGAAGCAGTTTTTATCAGTGAAAATCTGGATGTTTTTGCTACCAGCGGGGTTCGAGACAGGCTGGAGCTTTTCGATGAAGAGTTTGAAATGGTCGATATGGAAGAAATATAGATAGACTTAGTTTAAAAATTACGGTGCTTTTTTTATCTAAATTACAGTCGGCCGCAGGCAGTCTCGCCCCCCTGCGGCTGTTTTTTTAATTGGCAGAGGAAAATAAAAATTTTTACAGAAATATTTAAGATAGAAGCATCTTTTTATTATCATTATTAAATATAAATTTTAGGGGGCAAAATATGCTGGATATCCACAGGATCAAAAGTTTTGAGATGCCTACCAGGATTATCACAGGAGTGGGCTGTCGGAAGGAACTTGTACCTGCTTTAGAACAGGAGGAAGTGACCAAACCTCTGATCGTTACCGACGAAGGAATTATCGAAGCCGGGTTGCTGGAAAAAATAACCTGTCTGCTTGAAGAAAAGAACATCGAGTTTGAAGTTTATTCTGAAGTGGAAGCCAACCCGGATATAGAAACAGTAGATCAGGGTTGTGATATTTTTCAGGAGAAAGGTTGTGATGGGCTGATAGCGCTGGGAGGTGGAAGCTCGATCGATACTGCCAAAGGTATAGGGGTTTTAGATCAGCATGGCGGATCTATTAAAGAATATGAATTCGGGCAAAAACCTCTCCAGAGGAGAATAACTTCCCTTATAGCTCTACCAACCACGGCAGGTACAGGCAGCGAGGTAACCATGTGGGCTGTAATAACCGATCATGAAAGAGAGATCAAATACAATGTGGGAGGACCATTGATAGCCCCTCAGGTTGCCATAGTCGATCCTGAACTGCACGTATCGATGCCGGCTTTTATAACGGCAGAAACAGGAATGGATGCCCTCTGCCACGCCATAGAATGCTATACTTCCCATTATGCTCAGCCTCTGACTGATTCTGTGGCTTTGCTGGCAATAGAATACTGTGCCAAATATCTGAGGCGGGCCACAGCCAATTCTCAGGATCTGGAGGCCAGATATTATATGGCTCAGGCGGCCACTCTGGCCGGGCTTTCTTACGGCAGCGAGAGTGCTGGAGCAGTTCACGCCATGGCCCAGAGTCTGGCAGGCATTAAACCGGAAATAAGACATGGAGCAGCAGTCGGGGCTTTGCTGGCTCCAGTAATGGAGTATAACTGGTTGGGCCGCCCGGAAAAATTCAGCCGCATAGCTGAAGCCATGGAAGAAAATGTCTGGGATCTTACAAATAAGGAAGCTGCAATTGCCGGAATAGAAGCGATCAGAGGACTGGTTGAGGATATAGGGATTCCGTCTTTGAGAGAGCTGGGTATTACCAGAGATGAAATACCAGAGCTGGCTCAGGCCGCTGAAGATGATCCGCAGACGGTGGGCAATCCTCGTGACGTGGATAAAAATAGTTATAAAGAAATTTATCATAAAGCTTTAAAGAGAAAATAATTGCTGTTGAAAATATTCTTTATCCTTTCTTTGGAGGAGGACAAAATTGATGAATCAGGAAGAAAAAATTTTGGATGAGGTTGAAAATGCGGCGCGGAATAATCTGGCTGAAAAACGCACTATGGCCTGTTCTCAGGCGGTAAATCTGGCTCTGCAGGAAAAATTTCTTAATGGAGAGATAAATTCTGAGCTGGTAAAGGCACTAGCTCCCTTTGCTGGAGGCACCCGGCGCAATTCTTTGTGTGGGGCTTTAGTCGGCGGTATAATCGGTATAGGAATGAAACATGGAGTTGATCTTGAAAATATGTCCCGGCTGGAAAGCCTTACTTCCTCCTATAAACCGGCTCAGGAATTTTATGAGTTTTTCGAAGAAGATAATGAAAGTTTGAACTGCTATGATATTATTGGTTATGATTTGAGGGATGATGAGCAGAGAGAGGAATGGCTTGATCGGGATGGCTGGAATGAGTGTGCTGATCGTTGTGGAAGGGCAGCCCGGAAGGCTGCTAAATTAATAATAAAGTGGGATGATCTGAAGGGGGGCGAATGACCGACATGGACTCAAGCATCAAAAGAGAGCTGGCTGAGAGGCTTGAAGAAGCTAAAAAAACAGGCGATCCTATCCCGCCTCTCACCAATGAATATCCGGAAATGACCATTCAGGATGCCTATGATATACAAAATATCAACAGGGGAGAGATACTGAAAACTGAAGAGTTAAAGGGTCGCAAAATTGGTTTGACATCCCGAGTAATGCAGGATAATTTTGGCGTGACTGAGCCGGATTTTGGTTTCATATCTGAAAGTTTGCTAACGGCTGAAAAAAAGTTAGGCCTTCGTGAGCACAATTTAATCCAGCCCAAAATTGAGGCTGAGATAGCTTTCATCATGGATAGAGATATTTCCGGTCCCGGGGTTAATTTTAGAGATGTACTGCAGCATACCTACAGAGTAGTTCCAGTCTTTGAGATTATTGACAGCAGAATCAGGGATTGGAATATTGAGATTCAGGACACCATAGCAGATAATGCTTCCTGTGGTCTGGTGATCATAGGAAATGGCGCTGCCGATCCGGATGATATTGATCTGCGCACAACCGGTCTGATATTGACCTGTGATGGCAAACTGCAGGACACAGCGGCCGGAGCAGAAGTTTTCGGACATCCAGCCGGTTCAGTTGCCTGGCTGGTTAATAAGATGTCTGAATTTGATGAGGGTTTAAAGGCGGGAGAGCTCGTACTATCAGGCTCCCCTGTTGCAGCTTATAAAATAAAACAAGGAGAATTTTGGGAAGCAGAAATAGGAGATATAGGTAGGGTTACAGCAGCTTTTTAATCTATCTAGAAAACTTTTGTTTTTACAGGAAGAATTTTGCCGGAGATCTGCCCTGCCTAATGAATAAAGACACACAACCTGTCCCCGGAGAAAAGTTTATGGGGACAGGTTGTGTGTCGTTTTCTTTTCTGTTTAAAGATAATATTCTACAGCCTGGTCCAGAGCCATCTCTCCGGCCAATCTGTCCTCCAAAATATCTTCTTCTTTTAAACGCAGAGCCAGATAAATACCGGTATAGTAATGAGGATTCCATTTTTCTTTATCATAATTCAGGGCATAAAGGCGTATTATCCAGTCCTGCAGCCGGGATAGGTTTTTCTCAGCCAGACCTCTTATCATTTTGGTAGTGTATTCTACATCTTCATAAGAAAAACATTCATAGAAATCGGCAAAGTTTTCCGGCAGCTTAAGATTTATGTCCTCTTTCACCCTTTCCAGACGTTCCTGACTTATCGCCTTATCTTCAATTCTCTTATGATAATAAATTTTGTAGGGCAAAGGAAAATTATCGGAGTGAAAACTGGCCCTTTCCCAGAGGCGATATATTACCAGGGTGATCATGTGATGAAGATTGATTATGCCCTGACCTGAAGCTGCTCTGCGCATTGCATTTTCAGGCAAAGAATCTAAAGCGTAATCATCTGGAGCAAAATCCGGGGGGATTTCGTATCTATTTAAGTACAGCAAATGTGATAAAATGGCACTTTCCGCCGCCGGGTGTCTGGTGTTTACCAGCTCCTCGAATACGGGAAAAAAGCAGCTGAGGCTGTGCCCTAAATTTTCGGGGCCGTATACTCCTCCCAGAGAAAGCAGCAGATCCTGCAGATAATCAGCTTTTTCTTCATAAGCCTGAAGCGCATAATAAAAAGCATTATGAGCATTTTTTTCCGCCAGCTCTTCCAGCATCATCCTGACAGGCTCATCAACAGACTGGCTAAAATATTTATTCTCAGCCCTAACATCCAGCCAGTTTCTTTCTCTGACTTCAGTAAGGAACAGATTCAACACAGCCAGCTCACTTGCCCGGCTGAGCTTATTCTTTCTGGCCAGGCTTCTCAGAAACACTGCCATTTTGACCTGGTGAAAGTTACCATAGGTGAGATTGGCCTCGAAAAGCAATACCGGCAGAAGTTCATCGATAAAACTGACCGCGCTCCAGTTTTTGTCATCCTTAAGTCTCTGCAGAAATTTTTCTTTCTCATGACCGTCTCCTGCAAGCAGCCGCTGCAGATATGAATCCATTAATTTCCCTCCCCTCAGTCCTTAGCCAGATATAGCAATTCTTTTATATCAGGCTTCTCTCCCAGCTGATAAATTTTATAAATTCAATATTTCCTTCGCATGTTTTTCAGATCCAATTTTTCTGACCATACCTGATTGCTGGGCTGATGTTCAATGCTAATCTCCAGTGGAACTACTTTTTTTGCTGGAGTTTTTGAAAATTATTCTCGAGATCGACCATCTGATTTTTGCAGACACTGGTCCAGGCCAGAGGATAAAAAGATACCAGAACTCTCTGCAGCATCTTTTGATTTAATAACTCTCCTGACTAATTCTGTTTCCATTATAGCAATATCAGCTGATAAAAACAATTTATTCCAGCTGCTGTGCCTGGGTGTGTGTTTGAAGATATGTTTGTAAAGGTAATATGTTTATGATAAAATAGTCGTGTAGAAAAATAATTATTTTTTGAGGGGCTATAGCTCAGCTGGACAGAGCGGCAGATTCCTAATCTGCAGGTCGCAGGTTCAAGTCCTGCTAGTCCCACCATCTCTTTTTATTGATATAACAACGATTAAAAGGCCCCGGGAGTTTATGCCCGGGGCCTTCGAATTTTTGTCCTGCACCCATTCTGCACCCGAAAATTGAAAAAATTGCTTTTTAGCCTTATAAATTCGTTTGGTTGTGTAATTTTTGTACGGCTTTTTTCTGCTCGTTTATAGAAACATGTGAGTATATATTTAGAGTAGTTTCCACTCTTGCATGTCCTAATCTTTCCTGAACTACTTTAGGATTTATACCGGCTTCTAAAAGCCAGGTTGCATGAGTGTGCCTTAAATCATGCAATTTGTATTCGCCCATATTTAGGTCCCTGCATATAGACTTAAATTTTTGAGTCAAATAGTCCGGCCTTAAAGCTAGACCGTCCGGGGTTATAAATATAGGATCCTCTCCGCCTGCGAAAGCAGCGTTTTTCTTTTTATATTTCTTTAAAATTTTAGCAGTTTCATCTGCCAAAGCTATTTGCCTTCTGGATGATTTATTTTTCAATCCTTGATATTTAAATTCTCCTCCCACCATCTGGCCGGTACGCTCAACTTCGATAATTTGCCTTTCAAAACTTATATCCTTACATTTTAATCCGGTGAATTCACTTCTTCGCATTCCGGTATTTAAAAGCAGATAATAGGCGGTATAAAGCATTTCGCCTTCGATAGATTCCAAAAATTTTTCGACTTCTGCTCTGCTAAGAGGATTAGTATCGCTAGAAGGTGTGGGAGCTTTTATCGACTGACAAGGGTTGCTTTCAATAAGTCCATATGGGCTTACAGCGTGTTTTAAAGCCATAGAAAGTAAGCGGTGGTGTGATTCTACGGTTCTATTGGATAATCCTCCAGAATCTCCTATACTCCCCTTTGATAATTTTTGGTTTTGGTATTCTAAGATATGCATCGGTTTAATTTCATTCAGCCTTAATTCTCCTAAACTGGGGATTAAATGATTATAAATTATCCCTTTATATAACCTGGCTGTATTATGCTTTACATTCGAGCGATAATCTTCAAACCAATCAACTAAGTATTTTTTAAGTTTTACATTTCCACCTTCCTGGTAGCCACCCTTAATCATTTCGGCCATGACTTTTTCGGCTTCTTTTTTTGTTCCATTAACAGTTCTATAGATCCGTTTACGCTTTCCCGTCTCTGGATCTCTTCCACTCTCTATTCTGACTTGCCATTTTTTGGGCCCTCTTTTTATTAAATGGGCCATATTTCTTCTCCCTTCCTTTTAAATTTTTCGTTTATTTCAAATCAAAAGCCTGAAAATTTTCATCAAACAGAAAAGAATGTTGTGGCGAGAAAAATTCTAAATATTCTGTCCAGTAATCAAAAGCTTCTTCTTTTATAACTTGTGAAAGATTTTCATTTAAAATTATATAGTTATTATTAGGAGATATGTAGATCATGCCAAAAATGCTTTCGCCTAAATTGGCAAAAATCTTCTCCCCTTCTCGGGCTACAAATGACATAAACTGCCCCCCCTTCATTAATTACTCGGTCTCATCAATGGCTTTAATCACTCTGATAATTTTTTCGATTTCGTTGTCCGAAAGATTTTTAGTTTGTTCAAATAATTTTTGCAAGGAATCTCTCTTCCGCAATTCCTCAAAATATTCAACTAATTTTGGATGATTTGATATGGCCTTTTCAATTCTATCATGGCCTTCTGT
Proteins encoded in this window:
- a CDS encoding site-specific integrase gives rise to the protein MAHLIKRGPKKWQVRIESGRDPETGKRKRIYRTVNGTKKEAEKVMAEMIKGGYQEGGNVKLKKYLVDWFEDYRSNVKHNTARLYKGIIYNHLIPSLGELRLNEIKPMHILEYQNQKLSKGSIGDSGGLSNRTVESHHRLLSMALKHAVSPYGLIESNPCQSIKAPTPSSDTNPLSRAEVEKFLESIEGEMLYTAYYLLLNTGMRRSEFTGLKCKDISFERQIIEVERTGQMVGGEFKYQGLKNKSSRRQIALADETAKILKKYKKKNAAFAGGEDPIFITPDGLALRPDYLTQKFKSICRDLNMGEYKLHDLRHTHATWLLEAGINPKVVQERLGHARVETTLNIYSHVSINEQKKAVQKLHNQTNL
- a CDS encoding iron-containing alcohol dehydrogenase, with product MLDIHRIKSFEMPTRIITGVGCRKELVPALEQEEVTKPLIVTDEGIIEAGLLEKITCLLEEKNIEFEVYSEVEANPDIETVDQGCDIFQEKGCDGLIALGGGSSIDTAKGIGVLDQHGGSIKEYEFGQKPLQRRITSLIALPTTAGTGSEVTMWAVITDHEREIKYNVGGPLIAPQVAIVDPELHVSMPAFITAETGMDALCHAIECYTSHYAQPLTDSVALLAIEYCAKYLRRATANSQDLEARYYMAQAATLAGLSYGSESAGAVHAMAQSLAGIKPEIRHGAAVGALLAPVMEYNWLGRPEKFSRIAEAMEENVWDLTNKEAAIAGIEAIRGLVEDIGIPSLRELGITRDEIPELAQAAEDDPQTVGNPRDVDKNSYKEIYHKALKRK
- a CDS encoding 2-keto-4-pentenoate hydratase yields the protein MDSSIKRELAERLEEAKKTGDPIPPLTNEYPEMTIQDAYDIQNINRGEILKTEELKGRKIGLTSRVMQDNFGVTEPDFGFISESLLTAEKKLGLREHNLIQPKIEAEIAFIMDRDISGPGVNFRDVLQHTYRVVPVFEIIDSRIRDWNIEIQDTIADNASCGLVIIGNGAADPDDIDLRTTGLILTCDGKLQDTAAGAEVFGHPAGSVAWLVNKMSEFDEGLKAGELVLSGSPVAAYKIKQGEFWEAEIGDIGRVTAAF
- a CDS encoding redoxin domain-containing protein, producing MLQRVLVSFYPLAWTSVCKNQMVDLENNFQKLQQKK
- a CDS encoding C-GCAxxG-C-C family protein, which gives rise to MNQEEKILDEVENAARNNLAEKRTMACSQAVNLALQEKFLNGEINSELVKALAPFAGGTRRNSLCGALVGGIIGIGMKHGVDLENMSRLESLTSSYKPAQEFYEFFEEDNESLNCYDIIGYDLRDDEQREEWLDRDGWNECADRCGRAARKAAKLIIKWDDLKGGE